A window of Synechococcus sp. MEDNS5 contains these coding sequences:
- a CDS encoding alpha-D-glucose phosphate-specific phosphoglucomutase yields MTASASAEPTHTLVRLDAPFTDQKPGTSGLRKSSRQFEQPHYLESFVEAVFRTLPGVQGGTFVLGGDGRYGNTRAIDVILRMGAAHGLSKVIVTTAGILSTPAASNLIRKRQAIGGIILSASHNPGGADGDFGVKVNGANGGPTPASFTDAVFECTKTLERYTIVETQTPSLDAPGKHSIGAMDVEVINGVDDFVELMQQLFDFDRISDLIRGDFPLAFDAMHAVTGPYARRLLEGLLGAPAGSVRHGTPLEDFGGGHPDPNLTYAHELADLLLNGDGFRFGAACDGDGDRNMILGHRCFVNPSDSLAVLTANATVAPAYAGGLAGVARSMPTSAAVDVVAKDLNIDCYETPTGWKFFGNLLDAGKITLCGEESFGTGSNHVREKDGLWAVLFWLQILAERRCSVAEIMNNHWNRFGRHYYSRHDYEAVPSDAAHGLYDRLESMLPSLAGQSFAGRSISSADNFSYSDPIDKSVTKGQGLRILLEDGSRVVVRLSGTGTKGATIRVYLESYVASGGNLNQDPQIALADMISGINALAEIKARTGMDKPTVIT; encoded by the coding sequence ATGACCGCATCCGCCTCGGCCGAACCGACGCACACCCTTGTTCGTCTGGACGCTCCCTTCACTGATCAGAAACCCGGCACGTCCGGACTGCGCAAAAGCAGCCGCCAGTTCGAACAACCGCATTATCTGGAAAGCTTTGTTGAGGCAGTGTTTCGCACCCTCCCAGGGGTTCAGGGCGGCACCTTCGTGCTGGGGGGCGACGGTCGCTATGGAAATACCCGAGCGATCGACGTGATTCTGCGCATGGGCGCAGCTCACGGTCTCAGCAAGGTGATCGTCACCACCGCTGGAATCCTCTCCACACCTGCGGCATCCAACCTGATCCGCAAGCGTCAGGCGATCGGCGGGATCATCCTCTCGGCCAGTCACAACCCAGGTGGTGCCGATGGGGATTTCGGCGTGAAGGTGAACGGTGCCAACGGAGGCCCGACGCCTGCCTCCTTTACGGATGCCGTCTTCGAGTGCACCAAGACACTCGAGCGATACACCATCGTTGAAACCCAAACCCCCAGCCTTGATGCCCCTGGAAAGCATTCCATCGGTGCCATGGACGTGGAGGTGATCAATGGCGTTGATGATTTCGTGGAGCTGATGCAGCAGCTTTTCGATTTCGATCGGATCAGCGACCTCATCCGCGGCGACTTTCCCCTGGCCTTCGATGCCATGCATGCCGTGACCGGCCCCTATGCGCGTCGCCTGCTGGAAGGTCTGCTCGGTGCACCGGCTGGAAGCGTGCGCCATGGCACGCCCCTCGAGGACTTCGGCGGTGGACACCCAGACCCCAACCTCACCTACGCCCATGAACTGGCGGATCTCTTGCTGAACGGCGACGGCTTCCGTTTCGGTGCGGCCTGCGACGGCGACGGTGACCGCAACATGATTCTGGGCCACCGTTGCTTTGTGAATCCCAGCGACAGCCTGGCTGTGCTCACCGCCAACGCCACGGTGGCACCGGCCTATGCCGGCGGACTCGCCGGAGTGGCTCGCTCCATGCCGACAAGTGCCGCGGTGGACGTGGTGGCGAAGGATCTCAACATCGACTGTTACGAAACTCCCACGGGCTGGAAGTTCTTCGGCAATCTTCTCGATGCCGGCAAGATCACGCTCTGCGGTGAAGAAAGCTTTGGCACCGGCAGCAACCATGTGCGCGAGAAAGATGGCCTCTGGGCCGTGCTGTTCTGGCTGCAGATCCTGGCCGAACGCCGCTGCAGCGTGGCCGAGATCATGAACAACCACTGGAATCGATTTGGGCGGCACTACTACTCCCGCCATGATTACGAGGCCGTTCCCAGCGACGCGGCCCATGGTCTTTACGACCGATTGGAATCCATGCTGCCCTCACTCGCGGGACAGTCCTTCGCCGGACGCAGCATCAGCAGCGCTGACAATTTCAGCTACAGCGATCCGATCGACAAGTCCGTGACGAAAGGGCAGGGACTACGCATCCTTCTCGAAGACGGCAGCCGGGTGGTGGTGCGGTTATCGGGTACCGGCACCAAGGGGGCCACGATCCGTGTGTATCTGGAGAGCTATGTCGCCAGCGGTGGCAACCTCAATCAGGATCCTCAGATCGCCCTTGCGGACATGATCAGCGGCATCAATGCCCTGGCTGAGATCAAGGCGCGCACCGGCATGGACAAGCCCACGGTGATCACCTGA
- a CDS encoding 4'-phosphopantetheinyl transferase superfamily protein, with amino-acid sequence MSAPLTCDASCLSMQEQQWSSRLPKVRSDVFIRSRVWMRACLAERFSLSPKAVPLQAPPGEPPTLPSGWGFLSLSHCPDALLLGCSKHAIGLDLERRDRMIPAASILQRSYGHGERKRLQHLCAEDLRQAVLKHWLIKEASIKWQQGSIARDLRFWEVCPGMSSVVHQRSHQKLAAVLHGYDSWEFAVVAADQQVLQSLALCLT; translated from the coding sequence ATGTCCGCTCCGCTGACCTGTGATGCCAGCTGTTTATCGATGCAGGAACAGCAGTGGTCGTCGCGTCTGCCAAAAGTTCGCTCCGATGTTTTCATCCGTTCGCGGGTCTGGATGAGAGCTTGCTTGGCTGAGCGCTTCAGCTTGTCTCCCAAGGCGGTGCCTTTGCAGGCGCCACCTGGTGAACCCCCCACCCTGCCGAGTGGCTGGGGTTTCCTGAGCCTGAGTCATTGCCCTGATGCCCTTCTGCTGGGCTGTTCCAAGCATGCGATTGGTTTGGATCTCGAGCGCCGCGACCGGATGATTCCTGCGGCCTCGATTCTGCAACGGTCGTATGGCCACGGGGAACGGAAACGGCTGCAACACCTGTGCGCTGAAGACCTCCGACAGGCTGTGTTGAAGCACTGGTTGATCAAGGAGGCCTCGATCAAGTGGCAGCAGGGGTCGATTGCCCGTGATTTGCGCTTTTGGGAGGTCTGTCCTGGGATGAGCAGCGTGGTTCATCAACGCAGCCATCAAAAGCTTGCCGCTGTGCTGCATGGCTATGACTCCTGGGAGTTCGCCGTCGTGGCGGCAGATCAACAAGTTCTGCAATCCCTCGCCCTCTGCCTAACCTGA
- a CDS encoding efflux RND transporter periplasmic adaptor subunit: protein MALTTVALSACGGKGEAQRPLPEVQQASVTEASFTDDIDTVSTLEANDLVQLAAQATGRVLELKIAQGDKVEPGQLLMVLDQAQEQARLASARAQEQKDLLELKRYEFLVPLGAAEASERDQRRAIYIASRAQVRAQEATLAYSNLKSPIGGTVADVSVKVGDVVRSGDPFTKLIRNNTLEARVEIPSTSATRVKVGLPVLLSLPGTDEVLAKSTVLSVDPNIASDTQALLALAVFPNPDGKLRNGQRLRTRLQLEERKEPSVPFSAVTQSSGQSFVFRLGTFKELEAQPGKADLARIKKGIEVGKIPSTTLFALQTPVTLGSLQNNRYPVTKGLKLGQKVITSNLLSLRHGVPVKVKG, encoded by the coding sequence TTGGCACTGACCACCGTTGCACTCAGTGCCTGTGGCGGAAAGGGTGAGGCGCAAAGACCGCTGCCCGAGGTCCAGCAGGCTTCAGTGACCGAGGCGTCCTTCACGGACGACATCGACACGGTGAGCACCCTGGAGGCCAACGATCTGGTTCAGCTGGCAGCACAGGCCACGGGGAGAGTTCTCGAACTCAAGATCGCTCAAGGCGACAAGGTCGAGCCGGGGCAACTGCTGATGGTTCTGGATCAGGCCCAGGAGCAGGCGCGACTGGCTTCCGCAAGGGCCCAGGAGCAAAAGGATCTGCTGGAACTGAAGCGCTACGAGTTTCTCGTCCCCCTGGGAGCTGCCGAGGCGTCCGAGCGTGACCAGCGGCGAGCCATCTACATCGCCTCGCGGGCGCAGGTACGGGCGCAGGAGGCCACGCTTGCTTACAGCAACTTGAAATCACCGATTGGCGGCACGGTGGCTGATGTCTCCGTGAAGGTGGGTGATGTGGTGCGTTCAGGAGACCCATTCACCAAGTTGATCCGTAACAACACGCTGGAAGCGCGTGTGGAAATTCCCTCCACCTCAGCAACCCGCGTGAAGGTCGGGTTGCCCGTGCTGCTCAGCCTCCCGGGCACTGACGAGGTGCTCGCCAAGAGCACCGTGCTCTCGGTGGATCCCAACATCGCCTCGGACACTCAGGCTTTGCTGGCCCTCGCCGTGTTCCCCAACCCTGACGGGAAACTGCGCAATGGTCAGCGTCTGCGAACGCGTTTGCAGCTCGAGGAACGCAAGGAACCCTCCGTGCCTTTTTCCGCTGTGACCCAATCCTCCGGGCAGAGTTTCGTGTTCCGGCTCGGCACCTTCAAGGAACTTGAGGCCCAGCCCGGGAAAGCTGATCTTGCCCGCATCAAGAAGGGAATCGAAGTGGGCAAGATTCCTTCCACAACGCTGTTCGCTCTGCAGACTCCGGTCACCCTTGGGTCTCTCCAGAACAACCGTTACCCCGTTACCAAGGGACTCAAACTTGGCCAGAAGGTCATCACCAGCAATTTGCTGAGCTTGCGTCACGGTGTGCCCGTCAAGGTGAAGGGCTGA
- a CDS encoding alpha/beta hydrolase, producing the protein MLTRFAAGALAAASISTLAVAAEAGTKRPVRWVSGGAVWTTKSKAFKKFFKNGEITDRALEAGINNSGWTADEIQEGMTKTYEVDLVGVSRFLYSKDGVKFLKDQTRSYFPYWQKKKTAVVALRSAIILDSADGKISSAGIMKQLPVAFRLNDNGSSDGSQNVCKDGLDGAQATSLLSWYVFLPACVQANQILPAAPAPRAAAPVRGLW; encoded by the coding sequence GTGCTTACCCGATTCGCTGCTGGCGCTCTCGCCGCCGCTTCCATCTCCACTCTGGCTGTCGCCGCTGAAGCTGGCACCAAGCGCCCTGTGCGCTGGGTGTCCGGTGGTGCTGTCTGGACCACCAAGTCCAAAGCCTTCAAAAAGTTCTTCAAGAACGGTGAAATCACCGACCGCGCTCTTGAGGCCGGCATCAACAACTCCGGTTGGACTGCCGATGAGATTCAAGAGGGCATGACCAAGACCTATGAAGTTGATCTGGTGGGCGTGTCCCGCTTCCTCTACTCCAAGGATGGCGTCAAGTTCCTGAAGGATCAGACCCGCTCCTACTTCCCCTACTGGCAGAAGAAGAAGACCGCTGTTGTGGCTCTTCGCTCCGCCATCATCCTCGACTCTGCTGACGGCAAGATCTCTTCTGCCGGCATCATGAAGCAGCTGCCCGTTGCCTTCCGTCTGAACGACAACGGCTCTTCTGATGGTTCTCAGAACGTCTGCAAGGACGGCCTCGACGGCGCTCAGGCCACCTCGCTGCTTTCCTGGTATGTGTTCCTGCCCGCTTGTGTGCAGGCCAACCAGATCCTTCCCGCAGCTCCCGCTCCTCGCGCCGCTGCTCCCGTTCGGGGCCTCTGGTGA
- a CDS encoding thymidylate synthase, with translation MSSLPTLASAVVLAGFGLAAMVSAPSSQGLQSAWNGADPDYSRLDERDATLHQRRRVEELLAAFTKGQLTRHYWGHFAPTLADLGLTADPSLDVRVENAEGATRLWLTPQRGAEAYLAQVSFNGEKLERLHCRGTSVGEVEPKAGQCPPSWKPLLKTSP, from the coding sequence TTGTCCAGCCTTCCGACCCTGGCCAGTGCGGTAGTCCTGGCTGGCTTTGGACTCGCGGCAATGGTGAGCGCTCCGTCCAGCCAGGGCTTGCAGAGTGCTTGGAATGGTGCAGACCCGGACTACAGCCGCTTGGATGAAAGGGATGCCACGTTGCATCAACGCAGGAGAGTGGAGGAGTTGCTCGCGGCATTCACGAAAGGACAGCTCACACGCCACTACTGGGGACATTTCGCCCCGACACTGGCTGATCTCGGCCTCACGGCTGATCCGTCTCTTGATGTTCGCGTTGAGAATGCAGAGGGTGCGACCCGGCTATGGCTGACCCCTCAGCGGGGTGCAGAGGCCTATCTGGCTCAAGTCAGCTTCAACGGCGAAAAGCTTGAACGACTTCATTGCAGGGGGACCTCGGTGGGTGAAGTTGAACCAAAGGCAGGCCAATGCCCTCCTAGCTGGAAACCCCTATTAAAAACATCTCCCTAA
- a CDS encoding AAA family ATPase, with product MSGSQDSDLFSHQREALLRRQAPLADRLRPRNLDEFVGQGAILAEGRLLRRAIAADRVGNLILHGPPGVGKTTLARIIANHTRAHFSSLNAVLAGVKDLRTEVSEAGRRLERHGLRTILFIDEVHRFNSAQQDALLPWVENGTLTLIGATTENPYFEVNKALVSRSRLFRLQALTPEDLNKLLESALMDPERGYGGRQIKLEPEAAAHLVDVASGDARSLLNALELAVDSTPTDDNGVIRIDLGIAEESIQQRAVLYDKQGDAHFDTISAFIKSIRGSDADAALFWLARMIEAGENPRFIFRRMLISAGEDVGLADPQAVVVVEACAAAFERIGLPEGLYPLAQAALYLACTEKSNSTGGFFEALRQVRNAQRQDVPSHLRDANRDGDAFGDGQGYRYPHAFREHWVAQQYLPDALQGEAFWAPSHQGWEGQRRERILERRAAQLAAAVEAEDAHPLLVSSGPDQPQLERWLQRQLAIDGERLQTLRQRLWADLNWRRTDRVLMLGGRSLLWSLDPLAAVAEGGVMILCGSATDQPRLEAQLNLLDPLQRPALMGKPNDLDALSKNHNFEVIGGRLNQDDLKSSTLMELWPTIAERTSSGAQLRLLLSESELGPASALLEHSQGALAPEIANALNGLQGLETQWLSQKSEREALRQQLEASGWSLESTNWQESSSLRLDQSLMNRWLGEGRPYRLAVERQTRGHPSALATLKNELMKRVGQQLPMRLQHWRIDGRRR from the coding sequence TTGAGCGGATCGCAGGATTCCGATCTATTCAGTCATCAACGGGAGGCCTTGCTGCGGCGACAGGCTCCTCTCGCTGATCGATTGCGCCCGCGCAATCTCGATGAATTCGTTGGCCAGGGAGCGATCCTTGCGGAGGGCCGTTTACTACGCCGTGCTATCGCCGCGGATCGGGTCGGCAATTTGATCCTGCACGGCCCACCGGGTGTCGGGAAGACAACCTTGGCCCGCATCATTGCCAATCACACCAGGGCCCATTTCAGCTCCCTTAATGCCGTTCTCGCCGGGGTGAAGGACCTGCGAACCGAAGTGAGCGAAGCCGGACGGCGACTGGAACGCCATGGCCTGCGCACCATCCTGTTCATCGATGAAGTGCATCGCTTCAACAGTGCGCAACAGGATGCTCTGCTCCCCTGGGTGGAAAACGGCACGCTCACCCTGATCGGAGCCACCACTGAAAACCCCTATTTCGAAGTCAACAAGGCACTCGTCAGCCGCTCCCGTCTGTTCCGTCTTCAAGCGCTCACGCCCGAAGACCTCAACAAACTCCTGGAAAGCGCCTTAATGGATCCCGAGCGTGGCTATGGCGGTCGCCAGATCAAACTCGAGCCGGAGGCCGCGGCCCATCTCGTGGATGTGGCGTCCGGAGATGCGCGCAGCCTCCTGAATGCCCTTGAGCTGGCGGTGGACAGCACTCCAACGGATGACAACGGCGTGATCCGCATCGATCTGGGAATTGCTGAGGAATCCATTCAGCAGAGAGCTGTTCTTTACGACAAGCAGGGGGATGCGCACTTCGACACGATCAGCGCATTCATCAAGTCGATCCGAGGCTCCGATGCTGATGCGGCCCTGTTCTGGTTGGCTCGAATGATCGAGGCAGGAGAGAACCCCCGGTTCATCTTCAGGCGCATGCTGATTTCTGCCGGCGAGGATGTGGGTCTCGCGGATCCTCAGGCTGTGGTGGTGGTCGAAGCCTGTGCCGCTGCCTTTGAACGCATTGGCCTGCCCGAAGGCCTCTACCCCTTGGCCCAGGCAGCTCTCTACCTGGCCTGCACTGAAAAGAGCAACAGCACCGGTGGTTTCTTCGAGGCTCTTCGACAGGTTCGGAACGCCCAGCGCCAGGATGTTCCCTCCCATCTGCGCGATGCCAATCGTGATGGGGACGCCTTCGGCGATGGCCAGGGATACCGCTATCCCCATGCCTTCCGGGAGCATTGGGTGGCCCAGCAATACCTTCCCGATGCACTTCAGGGAGAAGCGTTCTGGGCACCAAGCCACCAAGGATGGGAAGGTCAGCGGCGGGAACGGATCCTCGAGCGCCGAGCAGCCCAGCTGGCCGCCGCAGTGGAAGCCGAAGATGCCCATCCACTTCTGGTGAGCAGCGGCCCCGATCAACCCCAGCTAGAACGTTGGCTTCAACGGCAACTGGCTATCGACGGTGAACGGCTCCAGACCCTCCGCCAGCGGCTCTGGGCTGATTTGAACTGGCGCCGTACAGATCGTGTCTTGATGCTCGGAGGCCGGTCTCTGCTCTGGAGCTTGGACCCCTTGGCCGCTGTTGCGGAGGGGGGAGTGATGATTCTGTGCGGTTCAGCAACGGATCAGCCGCGGTTGGAAGCACAGCTCAACCTGCTGGATCCCCTGCAGAGGCCAGCCTTGATGGGCAAACCGAACGATCTCGATGCTCTGAGCAAGAACCACAACTTTGAGGTCATCGGCGGACGCCTCAATCAGGACGATCTCAAGTCGTCAACGCTGATGGAGCTGTGGCCCACCATCGCCGAACGGACATCCTCAGGAGCCCAGCTTCGGCTTCTGCTGAGTGAATCTGAACTTGGCCCTGCTTCGGCTCTCTTGGAGCACAGCCAGGGTGCTTTAGCCCCCGAAATCGCCAATGCGCTGAATGGCTTGCAAGGACTGGAAACCCAATGGCTCAGCCAGAAATCGGAGCGTGAAGCCCTGAGGCAACAACTTGAAGCCAGCGGCTGGAGCCTTGAAAGCACCAACTGGCAGGAATCCTCCAGCCTGCGCCTGGATCAATCCTTGATGAACCGCTGGCTGGGTGAAGGACGGCCTTACCGCTTGGCTGTTGAACGCCAGACCCGTGGCCATCCTTCGGCTCTTGCCACCTTGAAAAATGAACTGATGAAACGTGTTGGTCAACAGCTGCCCATGCGGCTGCAGCACTGGCGGATCGATGGTCGCCGTCGCTGA
- a CDS encoding efflux RND transporter permease subunit, with translation MSASNNFITRPVLTTVCSILIVIVGLIAIPILPIENLPDIAPPTVKVRATYTGADAVSVEEGVTTVLEQQINGVENMDFIKSNSSSDGVSAIDVAFASGTDGDINQVNVQNRVSLAEPQLPEEVRKAGVTVNKASNSILLVYNFGSADPEQILYSAETISGLLDLKLTDSIKRVTGVGDLTYFGNRKLAFRLWLDPNKLSTFGLTSTDVVNQLSSQNRLVPAGQVGGEPSPKGQEFTFTVQLQGRLRSVEEFENMIVRTADEGGLVRLRDVGSVQLGGESYAVSATDLQGVPSVGLAVYQLTGSNALEVSDGVKKVLAEFEKTMPIGMKMEKIYDNTDFITASIKGVVNSLRDAVILVVLILFLFLQNWKATLVPGIAIPVALIGTFGLVLAFGFSLNQLTLFGLVLATGLVVDDAITVIEDTSSKKSEGMSALDAAKSTMDELFSAIIATSLVKFAVFLPVLFFPGATGTIYKQFAATVIFSIAISTFNALTFSPMLSALLLARESKDPGRKVYSIAGAVIGFIYGLLVVGDGAALVLVPTIVGALIGLLLSRFLQRPAVLPFTIGGAIAGLVLVGVSRILPVIFYPALGLTLGWFTPVIFSNFNRFYAAMESRYSSALNWALESRRLVMGILGVGILLTAVAFRAIPGGFVPIEDQGYAIGVVQAPEGVSTQVTEAINQKVAAVLRTEKDITAASVFSGASLDGNSPNKGLFFFGTKNWSDRKERDQNVGAIVERLNQKLAASIDGARVIVVEPPAIPGYGTGGGFEFQLLDQSGGAYNLADLYATAGRLVQAGNADPDLNRVYTLFSPESPQIEIKVDRERMAAVDVDFGSAMQTFSVNFGGLYVNDTFQEGKVRRVYVQADAESRATPEKLSSIYVKDQAGEQIPLSEFFTVRETLGPTVVPHFNLYRAIKIEGTPAAGKSSGQAITAMKGTFQTLNPQGLSFDWTGISREEVKAGALAVVIFALGILAVYLVLSAQYESYSDPLIILMTVPTAMLGALVFLALRGEVLNVYAQVGLVMLIGLAAGNGILIVDMANQRMQAGANALEAARFAAGSRLRPILMTAISSLFGFIPLVFASGAGARSQTSLGAVVFGGLLIATVLSLFVVPVFYVVMKTLLGEAEGQAEAEVSS, from the coding sequence ATGTCTGCATCCAATAACTTCATTACGCGACCGGTTCTCACAACGGTTTGCAGCATTCTCATTGTGATTGTTGGCCTGATTGCTATCCCAATCCTGCCGATTGAGAACCTTCCAGACATTGCTCCACCCACGGTGAAGGTGAGAGCGACTTACACCGGTGCTGATGCGGTGTCCGTTGAAGAAGGCGTCACCACCGTTCTGGAACAGCAGATCAACGGTGTGGAGAACATGGATTTCATCAAATCCAACAGTTCTTCCGATGGCGTAAGTGCAATCGATGTTGCCTTCGCCAGTGGCACTGATGGCGACATCAACCAGGTGAACGTTCAGAACAGGGTGTCGCTGGCAGAACCGCAGCTCCCCGAGGAGGTGCGAAAGGCTGGAGTCACCGTTAATAAGGCATCCAATTCCATCCTGCTGGTTTACAACTTCGGCAGCGCTGATCCCGAGCAGATTCTCTACAGCGCGGAAACGATCAGTGGTCTTCTCGATCTCAAGCTCACTGACTCGATCAAACGGGTCACCGGTGTGGGTGACCTCACTTATTTCGGCAATCGCAAACTGGCCTTCCGTCTTTGGCTCGATCCAAACAAGTTGTCCACATTTGGGCTCACCTCCACGGATGTGGTGAACCAGCTCAGCAGTCAGAACCGACTGGTTCCAGCCGGCCAGGTGGGCGGTGAACCGTCGCCGAAGGGGCAGGAGTTCACCTTCACCGTTCAGCTTCAGGGGCGTCTGCGCAGCGTTGAAGAATTTGAAAACATGATCGTGCGGACGGCCGACGAAGGTGGTCTGGTGCGGTTGCGCGATGTGGGCAGCGTGCAGCTCGGTGGTGAGTCCTATGCGGTCAGCGCCACGGATCTCCAGGGAGTGCCATCGGTGGGCCTCGCTGTTTATCAGCTCACAGGCAGTAACGCGCTTGAAGTGTCAGACGGTGTCAAGAAGGTGCTGGCTGAATTCGAGAAGACCATGCCGATCGGCATGAAGATGGAGAAGATCTATGACAACACCGACTTCATCACAGCATCGATCAAAGGAGTCGTGAACTCCCTTCGGGATGCTGTGATTCTGGTGGTACTGATTCTGTTTCTGTTTCTGCAGAACTGGAAGGCGACCCTGGTTCCTGGAATTGCAATTCCTGTCGCACTGATTGGAACCTTCGGGCTGGTTTTGGCCTTTGGTTTCTCGCTGAATCAGCTCACCCTCTTCGGCCTTGTTTTGGCCACAGGTCTCGTTGTTGATGATGCGATCACGGTGATTGAAGACACCTCCAGCAAAAAGTCGGAGGGAATGAGTGCACTTGATGCGGCCAAATCAACGATGGACGAGTTGTTCTCAGCCATCATCGCCACCTCTCTTGTGAAATTCGCCGTGTTCTTGCCGGTGCTCTTCTTCCCAGGCGCGACAGGAACGATCTACAAGCAATTCGCTGCCACGGTGATTTTCTCGATTGCCATTTCCACCTTCAACGCGCTCACGTTCTCGCCGATGCTTTCGGCTCTCTTGCTGGCGCGGGAATCGAAGGACCCTGGCCGCAAGGTGTATTCCATCGCTGGAGCCGTGATCGGTTTCATCTATGGACTTCTGGTGGTGGGTGATGGTGCGGCGCTGGTGCTGGTGCCGACCATCGTTGGCGCCCTGATCGGGCTGCTCCTCTCTCGCTTCCTTCAACGTCCTGCTGTTCTCCCCTTCACCATCGGTGGAGCCATTGCCGGGTTGGTGCTTGTGGGTGTGAGCCGGATTCTTCCGGTGATTTTCTATCCCGCTTTAGGCCTCACTCTCGGTTGGTTCACTCCGGTGATCTTCAGCAACTTCAATCGCTTCTATGCGGCGATGGAAAGCCGCTATTCCTCTGCTTTGAACTGGGCCCTGGAATCACGCCGGCTTGTGATGGGGATTCTGGGCGTAGGCATCCTTCTCACCGCTGTTGCGTTCCGTGCGATCCCCGGGGGCTTCGTCCCGATTGAGGACCAGGGCTATGCCATCGGAGTTGTCCAGGCTCCTGAAGGTGTGTCCACCCAGGTGACTGAAGCCATCAACCAAAAGGTGGCCGCTGTCTTGAGAACCGAGAAAGACATCACAGCCGCATCGGTGTTCAGCGGAGCCAGCCTTGATGGAAACAGCCCGAATAAGGGTCTGTTTTTCTTCGGTACGAAGAATTGGTCTGATCGCAAGGAAAGAGACCAGAACGTGGGCGCCATCGTTGAGCGACTCAATCAGAAATTGGCTGCTTCGATTGATGGTGCACGGGTCATCGTGGTTGAGCCTCCTGCCATTCCTGGTTACGGAACCGGAGGCGGCTTTGAATTCCAATTGTTGGATCAAAGCGGGGGTGCTTACAACCTTGCTGATCTCTATGCCACGGCTGGACGCCTCGTGCAGGCAGGCAATGCCGATCCTGATCTCAACAGGGTTTACACCCTTTTCTCCCCTGAGTCTCCCCAGATCGAGATCAAGGTTGATCGTGAGCGCATGGCGGCCGTCGATGTGGACTTTGGCTCTGCGATGCAGACCTTCAGCGTCAATTTTGGAGGTCTGTATGTGAACGACACCTTCCAGGAAGGCAAGGTGCGACGTGTTTATGTGCAAGCTGATGCGGAGAGCAGGGCCACACCCGAGAAACTCTCATCGATTTACGTGAAGGATCAGGCCGGTGAGCAGATTCCGTTGTCCGAGTTCTTCACCGTTCGCGAAACTCTCGGTCCAACGGTTGTTCCACATTTCAACCTTTACCGGGCGATCAAAATCGAGGGCACGCCAGCCGCTGGCAAGAGTTCTGGCCAGGCGATCACCGCAATGAAGGGCACTTTCCAAACCTTGAATCCCCAAGGGCTCAGTTTCGATTGGACGGGTATTTCCCGTGAAGAGGTGAAAGCGGGGGCTCTGGCGGTCGTGATTTTTGCTCTGGGCATCCTTGCGGTGTACCTGGTGCTCTCGGCTCAATACGAAAGCTATTCAGATCCGTTGATCATCCTGATGACGGTTCCGACGGCAATGCTCGGGGCTCTGGTGTTTCTGGCGCTGCGGGGTGAGGTGCTGAATGTGTACGCGCAGGTGGGCCTGGTGATGCTGATCGGGCTCGCTGCCGGTAACGGCATCCTGATCGTTGACATGGCCAACCAGCGCATGCAGGCCGGTGCCAATGCTCTGGAAGCTGCACGCTTTGCAGCAGGATCCAGGCTCAGACCGATTCTGATGACGGCGATTTCATCGCTGTTCGGCTTTATCCCCTTGGTGTTTGCCAGTGGTGCTGGTGCCCGCAGTCAGACATCGCTCGGTGCGGTGGTGTTCGGTGGTCTGCTGATCGCCACTGTGCTGTCTCTCTTCGTGGTTCCCGTCTTTTACGTGGTGATGAAGACCCTCTTGGGTGAGGCGGAGGGGCAGGCGGAAGCGGAGGTCAGCTCATGA
- the bcp gene encoding thioredoxin-dependent thiol peroxidase: MTLQIGDPAPDFTLPNEKEEPVTLSSLKGQRVVIYFYPKDATPGCTKEACNFRDRWDQFEDHGIRVLGISKDNAASHTRFISKQELPFTLLTDVEPCLVASAYESYGLKKFMGREYMGMMRHTFVVDAEGNLELIYRKVKAEIMADQILNDLGLS, translated from the coding sequence ATGACCTTGCAGATCGGTGATCCAGCCCCGGACTTCACGCTTCCAAACGAGAAGGAAGAGCCTGTGACCTTGTCATCACTCAAAGGCCAGCGGGTCGTGATCTACTTCTACCCGAAGGACGCCACGCCCGGGTGCACCAAGGAAGCCTGCAATTTCCGCGACCGCTGGGACCAATTCGAAGACCATGGCATTCGGGTGCTGGGTATCAGCAAAGACAACGCCGCATCGCACACTCGCTTCATCAGCAAACAGGAGCTGCCCTTCACCCTTCTCACCGACGTCGAGCCTTGCCTCGTCGCCAGCGCCTATGAAAGCTATGGGCTCAAGAAGTTCATGGGTCGCGAGTACATGGGCATGATGCGCCACACCTTTGTTGTGGATGCTGAGGGAAATCTGGAGCTGATCTACCGCAAAGTGAAAGCAGAGATCATGGCGGACCAGATCCTCAATGACCTTGGCCTCAGCTAG